The following proteins come from a genomic window of Rutidosis leptorrhynchoides isolate AG116_Rl617_1_P2 chromosome 10, CSIRO_AGI_Rlap_v1, whole genome shotgun sequence:
- the LOC139870385 gene encoding uncharacterized protein yields MGVIGSDCYIVNVYGPHEDRGKQRFWSELSRTIDSDVEEAWVLCGDFNEVRCESERFNCDFVESRAKKFNKFIIENSLIDLQMSGRCFTRVSGDGLKYSKLDRFLVSEKFLHLWHDISAGIMERHLFDHCAIFLKDEERNFGPKPFKIFDPWLDESDIEDIIKNSWNKEVAIINRKDYIFRNRLKNVKEEIIVWSRSKFNNLDGEIELHKSVAHNLELKAETIPLIETDLAEWRNSRKKWFKKENVKTSMLRQKARVKWVLEEDENSKYFHSIVGMRNNKNTLRGLSINGMWNDTSFDIKEEAVKHFANRFKEVDIERPSLEELNYPSQ; encoded by the coding sequence ATGGGTGTAATCGGGTCAGATTGTTACATAGTAAATGTGTACGGGCCACATGAGGATCGGGGTAAACAAAGATTTTGGTCAGAATTGTCTAGGACGATTGATTCGGACGTAGAAGAAGCGTGGGTTTTATGTGGAGATTTCAATGAAGTTAGATGTGAGTCAGAGAGATTTAATTGTGATTTTGTAGAAAGCAGAGCAAAGAAATTTAACAAATTCATCATCGAGAATAGCTTAATTGACTTGCAAATGTCTGGTCGTTGTTTTACACGTGTTAGTGGTGACGGGTTAAAATATAGTAAACTTGATCGTTTCTTAGTGTCGGAGAAATTTCTTCACCTTTGGCATGATATATCAGCAGGGATTATGGAACGACATCTTTTCGATCATTGTGCTATTTTTTTAAAAGATGAAGAAAGGAATTTCGGCCCAAAACCATTTAAAATTTTTGACCCTTGGTTGGATGAAAGTGACATTGAAGATATCATAAAAAATTCGTGGAATAAAGAGGTGGCCATAATAAATAGGAAAGATTATATTTTTAGAAATAGGCTTAAGAATGTAAAGGAGGAGATTATAGTTTGGAGTCGTTCTAAGTTTAATAATCTAGATGGTGAAATCGAATTGCATAAGTCGGTAGCACATAATCTTGAACTAAAGGCTGAAACTATCCCTTTGATCGAAACCGATTTAGCAGAATGGAGGAACTCACGTAAAAAATGGTTCAAAAAAGAAAATGTAAAGACTAGCATGCTTAGACAAAAGGCGCGGGTTAAATGGGTGTTGGAAGAGGATGAAAATAGCAAATATTTCCACTCAATTGTGGGCATGAGAAATAATAAAAACACACTTCGTGGTCTCTCAATTAATGGTATGTGGAATGATACATCATTTGATATCAAAGAAGAAGCCGTAAAGCATTTTGCAAATCGTTTCAAAGAAGTTGACATTGAGAGACCAAGTTTAGAGGAGCTAAACTATCCGTCCCAGTAG